A stretch of the Leopardus geoffroyi isolate Oge1 chromosome B2, O.geoffroyi_Oge1_pat1.0, whole genome shotgun sequence genome encodes the following:
- the LOC123609379 gene encoding olfactory receptor 12D3, which translates to MENVTTVSEFLLLGLTSVQDLQPFFFVLFLIIYLISLVGNGAILVIIFLEPKLHSPMYFFLGNLSCLDICYSSVTLPKLLLTLLSTRRVISFLGCITQLHFFHFLGCSEAILLAIMGFDRFVAICYPLHYAMLMNHQVCVLLAAVAWLTSFLYALMHSVLTARLNFCHSLKLHHFFCDVKPLLELACGDTQVNQWLISIITGGISMGAFFLTLLSYLYVVGFLLSEHQSCSTLHKALSTCASHLMVLCLFYGPVGFTYIRPASATSMVQDRLVAVIYSAVTPVLNPLIYTLRNKEVWLALKKIFRKKFC; encoded by the coding sequence ATGGAGAACGTCACTACAGTGAGTGAGTTTCTCTTACTTGGCCTGACCAGTGTTCAGGATCTGCAGcctttcttctttgtgcttttcttaaTCATTTACTTGATAAGCTTGGTTGGAAATGGAGCTATATTGGTGATCATTTTTTTGGAGCCCAAACTCCACTCCCCCATGTATTTTTTCCTGGGAAACCTTTCTTGTCTGGACATCTGCTATTCTTCGGTGACACTGCCCAAGCTGCTTCTAACCCTCTTGTCCACTCGAAGGGTCATATCTTTCCTAGGCTGCATCACTCAGCTACACTTCTTCCACTTTCTGGGCTGTTCTGAGGCCATCTTGCTGGCCATTATGGGCTTTGACCGATTCGTGGCCATCTGCTACCCACTTCACTATGCCATGCTCATGAACCACCAGGTGTGTGTCCTCTTGGCTGCCGTAGCCTGGCTCACCAGCTTCCTTTATGCTCTGATGCATTCTGTCCTGACTGCACGCCTGAACTTCTGCCACTCTCTGAAACTCCACCACTTCTTCTGCGATGTGAAGCCTCTCCTGGAACTGGCCTGTGGTGACACGCAGGTCAATCAATGGcttatttccatcatcacaggtGGGATTTCCATGGGTGCCTTCTTCCTGACTCTTCTCTCCTACCTCTATGTCGTTGGTTTCCTTCTGTCTGAGCATCAGTCCTGCAGCACACTTCACAAGGCTCTGTCCACGTGTGCTTCGCACCTCATGGTGCTGTGTCTTTTCTATGGGCCTGTGGGCTTCACATACATCCGTCCAGCCTCAGCCACTTCCATGGTTCAGGATCGGTTGGTGGCTGTTATATACAGTGCAGTCACCCCAGTGCTGAACCCACTGATATACACTCTTAGGAATAAGGAAGTGTGGTTGGCTCTGAAGAAGATCTTCAGGAAGAAGTTTTGTTGA